Proteins encoded within one genomic window of Camelina sativa cultivar DH55 chromosome 19, Cs, whole genome shotgun sequence:
- the LOC104767503 gene encoding uncharacterized protein LOC104767503: MFVWTEPWIEDNGMRAPWRKNTIFDVCLRVKDLIDPSTGLWDLDALEEHFFPQDINRIQSIKPVRDHKDYHVWKHNKSGEYSVKSGYWLASLSINSQALKDVEAQPSLNGLKAEVWSIQTAPKIKIFLWKVLSGALPVANLLRRRGIEGDELCRVCGEAEETINHILFTCTYARQIWALSDYPSPNSGFQNGSVFSNVYHLLTNRNNLRWPADTKSKIHEEVDDWFQAQIKDSGENLETLSPSLNKTTTEDGELLVKDSGENPETLSPSLNQTTTEDGELLVSWSRPQESWVKCNVGCSWSKGKLIAGGAWIVRNDEGIVLMHSRRAFSNTRDKDEGVFRVLEWAMESMLSHRFINVIFAIQDKTLVGAVNRPKAWPSFRFQSMELRRILGRISGWCLEHELEQANRGAGLIAQSITRDLRMQSYVAVSYPQWLSLVFEEETSLSFVI; the protein is encoded by the exons ATGTTTGTATGGACCGAACCGTGGATTGAGGATAATGGGATGAGAGCACCATGGAGgaaaaataccatttttgaCGTTTGCTTGAGAGTGAAGGACCTTATTGATCCGAGTACAGGGTTATGGGATCTAGATGCTTTGGAAGAGCACTTCTTTCCCCAAGATATAAACAGAATACAATCTATTAAACCTGTAAGAGATCACAAAGATTATCACGTGTGGAAGCATAACAAAAGTGGGGAGTATTCCGTCAAATCAGGCTACTGGCTAGCCTCCCTATCTATTAATTCTCAAGCGCTCAAGGATGTTGAAGCTCAACCATCTCTAAATGGTCTCAAAGCTGAGGTATGGAGTATTCAAACCGCCCCAAAAATCAAGATATTCTTATGGAAAGTCCTCAGTGGAGCTCTTCCAGTGGCAAATCTACTCAGGAGAAGAGGAATTGAAGGAGATGAACTTTGTCGAGTTTGTGGAGAAGCAGAAGAGACCATTAACCACATCCTATTTACTTGCACTTATGCCAGACAGATTTGGGCTCTATCTGACTATCCCTCTCCGAATTCTGGGTTCCAAAATGGCTCTGTTTTTTCAAATGTCTATCATCTCCTAACCAACAGAAACAACCTGCGATGGCCAGCTG ATACAAAGAGCAAAATTCATGAAGAGGTTGATGATTGGTTTCAGGCTCAGATAAAGGACAGCGGAGAAAATCTTGAGACACTGAGTCCTTCGCTCAACAAAACTACAACAGAGGATGGTGAACTTCTC GTAAAGGACAGCGGAGAAAATCCTGAGACACTGAGTCCTTCGCTCAACCAAACTACAACAGAGGATGGTGAACTTCTCGTTTCTTGGTCTAGACCACAAGAATCATGGGTAAAGTGTAATGTTGGTTGCTCTTGGTCCAAAGGAAAACTGATTGCAGGAGGAGCTTGGATAGTGAGAAATGATGAAGGAATCGTCCTTATGCACAGTAGACGAGCTTTCTCTAACACTAGAGATAAAGACGAAGGAGTTTTCAGAGTTTTGGAATGGGCGATGGAAAGCATGTTAAGTCACAGGTTTATAAATGTGATATTTGCCATTCAAGATAAAACTCTCGTAGGGGCGGTGAACAGGCCGAAAGCTTGGCCGTCTTTCAGGTTTCAGTCTATGGAACTAAGAAGGATTTTGGGAAGGATTAGTGGTTGGTGTTTGGAACACGAGTTGGAACAAGCAAACAGAGGAGCGGGTCTCATCGCTCAAAGCATCACTAGGGACCTGAGAATGCAATCATATGTTGCAGTATCTTACCCTCAATGGCTTAGTTTAGTCTTTGAAGAAGAGACCTCTTTATCCTTTGTTATTTGA